In Streptomyces sp. SID8374, one genomic interval encodes:
- a CDS encoding YhfT family protein → MSTTLAAGSGFDFTLAQQLTVIALCALTAFIAHMALAVFNDGVRPFLLDFIQGRTTRSATTAVSFGLSAGFIFGLGAPMALSTGVLNPWLLFLPTDILGMLSPKKWLAPILGGAWGAVVVFGLNGANNVAHDLPVDFLTAMQQMSTPILFLFTLFPVLAITKQFGRAWGAAAGVIEVALVVLTMKLWPNMFAGALAMAVGVLMLIGLAVAKDLRQRREDRAAGVVEEEVTADDPMASLFSASAARLRRYLPLFMVLGAGVCVLAQMHVFGGGEATSFLIAKGQYAEAAQVDFYRVFGFVPLIATTALASGAYGIAGFTLVYPIGYLLPNPFLAGVVGALVFAVEVLALSWIGKVLGKLPSVRDSSEHLRSAIGDTLQLAILFGSLMAANAMGGGLGILVVGGLYLFNEAMGRPVVKMAAAPAAVIVGGILLNLLYWLDLFTPVKG, encoded by the coding sequence GTGAGCACCACCCTCGCCGCCGGCAGCGGCTTCGACTTCACACTCGCCCAGCAGCTGACCGTCATAGCCCTCTGCGCCCTGACCGCCTTCATCGCGCACATGGCCTTGGCCGTCTTCAACGACGGGGTCCGCCCCTTCCTGCTGGACTTCATCCAGGGGCGCACCACCCGCAGCGCGACGACGGCCGTCTCCTTCGGTCTCTCCGCCGGGTTCATCTTCGGTCTCGGTGCCCCGATGGCCCTGTCCACCGGGGTGCTCAACCCCTGGCTGCTCTTCCTCCCCACCGACATCCTCGGCATGCTGTCGCCGAAGAAGTGGCTCGCGCCGATCCTCGGCGGGGCCTGGGGCGCGGTGGTCGTCTTCGGCCTCAACGGCGCCAACAACGTCGCGCACGACCTGCCGGTCGACTTCCTGACAGCGATGCAGCAGATGTCCACGCCGATCCTCTTCCTCTTCACGCTGTTCCCGGTGCTCGCCATCACCAAGCAGTTCGGCCGCGCGTGGGGGGCGGCGGCGGGAGTGATCGAGGTGGCCCTCGTCGTCCTGACGATGAAGCTCTGGCCGAACATGTTCGCCGGGGCGCTGGCCATGGCCGTCGGTGTGCTGATGCTCATCGGCCTGGCGGTCGCCAAGGACCTCCGGCAGCGTCGGGAGGACCGGGCGGCCGGGGTGGTCGAGGAGGAGGTAACGGCGGACGATCCGATGGCGTCGCTGTTCAGCGCCAGCGCGGCCCGGCTGCGCCGCTATCTGCCGCTGTTCATGGTGCTCGGTGCCGGGGTCTGCGTCCTCGCCCAGATGCATGTGTTCGGAGGCGGGGAGGCCACGAGCTTCCTGATCGCCAAGGGGCAGTACGCGGAGGCGGCCCAGGTCGACTTCTACCGGGTCTTCGGCTTCGTACCGCTGATCGCGACGACCGCGCTGGCCTCGGGTGCGTACGGCATCGCCGGCTTCACGCTGGTGTACCCGATCGGCTACCTGCTGCCGAACCCGTTCCTGGCCGGCGTCGTGGGTGCGCTCGTCTTCGCCGTCGAGGTGCTGGCCCTGTCCTGGATCGGCAAGGTGCTCGGCAAGCTGCCCAGTGTGCGGGACTCCTCGGAACACCTGCGCAGCGCGATCGGCGACACCCTCCAGCTGGCGATCCTCTTCGGTTCGCTGATGGCGGCGAACGCGATGGGCGGCGGGCTCGGCATCCTCGTCGTCGGCGGGCTGTACCTGTTCAACGAGGCGATGGGGCGGCCCGTCGTGAAGATGGCGGCAGCCCCGGCGGCGGTCATCGTCGGAGGCATCCTCCTCAACCTCCTGTACTGGCTCGACCTGTTCACCCCGGTCAAGGGCTGA